In Sphingobacterium sp. R2, the genomic stretch AGCGGAAAGAAGTCTTTGGGCAGGTCCTGCGGAGCTATACGAAAAGGCATCGGAGTATTGTTCATATCTTTGAACGAAATTTTGACCGGGTAAGCCACTTATTAGCAAAGATTCCTTTTTCAAGAGAGAAACTAAGTCATATTGACAAGTTACTGATTGGCTCTTACTTTACCATGGAGTATTCGATAGAGTCTGCGGCGTTGTTCAATCCGTCCATCATAGAACATCCGGACCAGACAGAATTGTTTAAAGGGGAAAAACGTGTTATTCTAAGTTTCAGGGCCACTGGCGAAGGCCATGTCTCTTCCATTGTTTTTCGCTCGGGCACATTGGATGTTAACAATAATATTCATATTGACTATGTCGGTAGTTTATTGGACAAACCTATTCAGGTCAAAAATCATCGTTATCATAAGGAATCTTTCTTAAAGAAAATGAATGAGCTACATGCCGATCCCACTGAAGTAAAGTCTAAACTGGAGGCAAAACTGACAGATACCTTTACTTACGAGGAATTGAAGCGGTATATTGATGAAGTGCGCCATGATAGCGAGGAAAACCTTGAAAATGTGACATTTTTACAGCAGGCATTCTGGCTCGCTTCCTCGCATTATGAAATGACATTCTCCTGGGACACTTCTATTTCAGAACGCGTGATATTTCCGCTCGCTGACACCGAAAAAAGAGGTATTGAAGATGCCCGGTTTGTGCAGTTCAAAGATGAGAAGGGTGAGAGCGTATATTATGCAACCTATACCGCCTATGACGGATTTAGCATTCTCCCTAAGCTATTGACCACAAAAGATTTTTACCATTTTAAAGTGAAACCTATCTATGGTGAAATCGCCAATAAGGGTGCCGCATTATTTCCACGAAAAATAAACGGACGATATGCCATGCTCTGCCGCATCGACGGTGAGAACAATTATATTGCTTACTCTAATAATATTAATATATGGCAGGAAACGGCAATCCGCATTCAAGAGCCCGAATATCCATACGAATTTGTGCAGATTGGTAATTGCGGGTCGCCAATAGAAACACAATATGGCTGGCTGATCCTTACCCATGCCGTAGGGCCAATGCGTGAGTATGTTTTGGGGGCCTCCCTTTTGGATCTGGATAACCCCCATGTTGAAATTGGTCGCCTACATAGCCCCTTGATGACACCAAATGATGAAGAACGAGAAGGATACGTACCTAACGTCATTTATTCTTGTGGAGCGATTGTACACAATGACTACCTCATTTTACCGTATGCAATGTCTGATTATGAGTCCACTTACGCAACTATCAAACTCGAAGATTTACTACTCGCTATCTTAAACCCTGATCGGTATCTTTAAAAGCACGATATACTTCAATATAAGCTAAATAGAAACACAGGGTGCTTTCAGCCCCTTGGTTTCTATTGATGCCATACGATTCCAAACCATCGCAACAACCCTTGGTCTCCTCGTCATAAAGTCCAAGACGAAGATCATTTTCTCCCAAAAACCAGCGAAACGAGGCAATCATTCGGTTAAAATAGATTTTCTTCTTCGTCAGTTTAAATGCTTCGCGATACATAAATACCATCGCCGTTACATCAAGAGGCTGCTGGCCAAATTTGCTGATATGCTTGCCTTGCTTGGCCCATTCCTGATTTCCAACCAATGAAAGCGTGCCATTTTGTATGGTTATGCTTTCGAGAAATTTGAGTGTAGATAGTCCTAAATGTTTTATT encodes the following:
- a CDS encoding glycoside hydrolase family 130 protein; amino-acid sequence: MHKPVQVERKDIYFKPDKKRVLARFFFLGDDRTIKVIKRILSLKESQRKEVFGQVLRSYTKRHRSIVHIFERNFDRVSHLLAKIPFSREKLSHIDKLLIGSYFTMEYSIESAALFNPSIIEHPDQTELFKGEKRVILSFRATGEGHVSSIVFRSGTLDVNNNIHIDYVGSLLDKPIQVKNHRYHKESFLKKMNELHADPTEVKSKLEAKLTDTFTYEELKRYIDEVRHDSEENLENVTFLQQAFWLASSHYEMTFSWDTSISERVIFPLADTEKRGIEDARFVQFKDEKGESVYYATYTAYDGFSILPKLLTTKDFYHFKVKPIYGEIANKGAALFPRKINGRYAMLCRIDGENNYIAYSNNINIWQETAIRIQEPEYPYEFVQIGNCGSPIETQYGWLILTHAVGPMREYVLGASLLDLDNPHVEIGRLHSPLMTPNDEEREGYVPNVIYSCGAIVHNDYLILPYAMSDYESTYATIKLEDLLLAILNPDRYL